One genomic window of Bacteroidota bacterium includes the following:
- a CDS encoding PUR family DNA/RNA-binding protein yields the protein MNERETPRENEEIFSKALRAGRRTYFFDVRATKADDYYLTITESKKYTNEDGSFRYKKHKIYLYKEDFEGFKEFLNESTDYIFQNRGEEVISDRHQQDFVAVQNEEEVKKVEEVEEVEEVVSANSNESFTDVDFEDL from the coding sequence ATGAACGAAAGAGAAACTCCCAGAGAAAACGAAGAAATATTTTCGAAAGCTTTAAGGGCAGGAAGGAGAACATATTTCTTCGATGTTAGAGCTACCAAAGCAGATGACTATTACCTTACTATTACAGAAAGTAAGAAGTACACAAACGAAGACGGTTCATTCCGTTACAAGAAACACAAAATCTATCTGTACAAAGAAGATTTTGAAGGCTTTAAAGAATTCTTAAATGAGTCGACAGATTACATCTTCCAAAACAGAGGTGAAGAGGTAATTTCCGACAGACACCAACAGGATTTTGTTGCTGTTCAGAATGAAGAAGAAGTGAAAAAAGTTGAAGAAGTGGAAGAAGTGGAAGAAGTAGTAAGCGCAAATAGCAATGAAAGCTTCACTGATGTAGATTTCGAAGATTTATAG